Proteins encoded together in one Planctopirus ephydatiae window:
- the hisH gene encoding imidazole glycerol phosphate synthase subunit HisH: MIGIVDYGMGNLRSVQKGFEKVGSTAHIVSTPAEIAAADRLVLPGVGAFRDAISELKRLDLIPALKEHIAADKPFLGICLGLQMLFDVGYEDGEYQGLGIFRGSVRRFASREGLKIPHMGWNTIELKKAVPQLTGIPSDATFYFVHSYFVVPEDPSIIATTTTHGESFVSSVSRGNLLATQFHPEKSQNAGLRLLKNFARSMEGQGSTGNSHELPVVSAQ; the protein is encoded by the coding sequence ATGATCGGGATTGTGGATTATGGAATGGGGAACCTGAGAAGCGTCCAGAAGGGCTTCGAAAAGGTTGGTTCTACCGCCCATATTGTGAGTACGCCAGCAGAGATTGCTGCTGCTGATCGACTGGTTCTCCCCGGTGTGGGAGCCTTCCGTGATGCGATCAGCGAACTTAAGCGTCTCGATCTGATCCCTGCTCTCAAGGAGCACATCGCAGCCGATAAGCCATTTCTTGGGATTTGCCTCGGCCTGCAAATGCTGTTTGATGTGGGATATGAAGACGGCGAATATCAGGGCCTGGGGATTTTTCGTGGCAGCGTACGGCGTTTCGCTTCTCGTGAAGGGTTGAAGATTCCTCACATGGGTTGGAATACGATCGAACTCAAGAAAGCTGTCCCGCAGTTAACAGGTATCCCTTCGGATGCCACTTTCTATTTTGTCCACAGTTATTTTGTGGTTCCAGAGGATCCTTCTATCATTGCGACGACCACGACACATGGTGAAAGTTTTGTGTCCTCTGTCTCGCGAGGAAATCTTCTGGCAACACAGTTTCATCCTGAGAAGAGCCAGAACGCCGGACTCAGATTATTGAAGAATTTTGCACGGAGTATGGAAGGTCAAGGTTCTACGGGAAATTCTCACGAACTGCCCGTAGTTTCCGCCCAATGA
- a CDS encoding PP2C family protein-serine/threonine phosphatase — MPSWNRSQNPPDVLPPSIIMGLVIACALPLVTNLFGIRWGINPIDAGTALQQVRGEIIVTLLSWTAACTGVVTAVSAFSMFRLRGDVTTPILGTALLFCGLMDAANALAINGILVSASDPSRFADFTDAMTRLTYALIITLGTAPFALGFITPEWSGSRNNRNAGFLICAAIVFGLGAFSIVELCAWIPELPKTVFPASSIPRPLDAFTLIIYLITGIFFLPRFYKQYPSLFSHGLLLSVIPHILLQMYMAFGSRRFDDNAAVIAHYLKIVGYLVPFIGLLCDYSRVSQVEARMLSTEAQLQLARQLQQALLPREAPVIENYQLAGFSIPAEAVGGDYFDYLVYGDGSIGLVIADVSGHDLGASILMSQTRAFLRADLSVGHDPAIIAERLNRFLCDGDILDHRFVSLFFARLIPEEHELRYIAAGQPGVILLPDGETQALSPTGPVLGFDPHCQFVQEQTKLPPGSLLLLYTDGITETTDTSGLALGTQPLYELLHAGQGQSAEHLTSVIKTAVLRHAGERGPVDDLTCLLLKRSPQEANSPLNIGASLTHATKV, encoded by the coding sequence ATGCCGAGCTGGAATCGTTCACAGAATCCTCCCGATGTCCTTCCTCCATCGATCATCATGGGGTTAGTCATCGCCTGCGCACTCCCTTTGGTGACCAATCTCTTCGGTATTCGCTGGGGTATCAACCCGATTGACGCAGGGACGGCCCTTCAGCAGGTTCGTGGCGAGATCATTGTCACTCTGCTCTCATGGACAGCCGCTTGCACCGGTGTTGTGACAGCCGTTAGCGCGTTTTCCATGTTTCGTCTCCGGGGAGATGTCACCACACCCATTCTTGGGACAGCATTGTTGTTCTGCGGATTGATGGATGCTGCCAACGCACTGGCGATCAATGGAATCCTGGTCTCGGCTTCAGATCCCTCCCGATTTGCTGACTTTACCGATGCCATGACACGCCTGACATATGCCTTGATCATTACTTTAGGTACGGCTCCATTCGCTCTGGGGTTCATCACACCTGAATGGAGTGGATCGAGGAATAACCGCAACGCAGGTTTTCTAATTTGTGCAGCGATCGTATTCGGACTTGGTGCCTTCTCGATTGTTGAGCTCTGTGCGTGGATTCCCGAGTTACCCAAAACGGTGTTCCCTGCATCTTCGATCCCCAGACCCCTCGATGCATTCACATTGATCATTTACCTCATCACTGGAATCTTCTTTCTGCCACGTTTTTACAAGCAGTATCCCAGCCTGTTCTCACATGGTCTGCTGCTGAGTGTGATCCCCCATATTCTGCTGCAAATGTATATGGCCTTTGGATCTCGCCGGTTTGATGACAATGCGGCAGTCATAGCACACTATCTGAAGATCGTCGGATACCTCGTCCCTTTCATTGGTCTACTCTGCGATTACTCTCGTGTCTCGCAGGTCGAAGCCAGAATGTTGAGTACCGAAGCCCAACTCCAATTGGCTCGCCAACTGCAGCAGGCACTTCTTCCCAGAGAAGCACCAGTCATCGAGAACTATCAGCTGGCAGGTTTTTCAATCCCTGCAGAAGCTGTGGGAGGAGATTACTTCGACTATCTGGTTTATGGCGATGGATCGATTGGCCTCGTGATTGCCGATGTCAGTGGTCACGACCTGGGTGCTTCGATCCTCATGTCGCAGACGCGCGCATTTCTACGTGCTGATCTAAGTGTGGGTCACGATCCAGCGATCATTGCCGAACGTCTCAATCGATTTCTCTGCGATGGAGATATTCTTGACCACAGGTTTGTCAGTCTGTTTTTTGCTCGACTGATTCCCGAAGAACACGAATTGCGTTACATCGCTGCAGGTCAACCGGGTGTCATTCTACTCCCCGATGGTGAAACTCAAGCCCTGTCACCCACCGGCCCCGTGCTCGGGTTTGATCCTCATTGTCAGTTCGTTCAAGAACAAACGAAATTGCCGCCCGGCAGTCTGCTGCTGCTTTACACGGATGGCATTACGGAAACGACCGATACCTCGGGACTTGCTCTGGGGACACAGCCTCTGTACGAGTTACTGCATGCCGGACAAGGCCAGTCGGCCGAACACCTCACGAGTGTGATCAAAACGGCTGTCCTGAGGCATGCCGGTGAACGAGGCCCAGTGGACGACCTGACCTGCCTTTTGCTGAAACGCTCTCCTCAGGAAGCGAATTCACCATTGAATATCGGAGCATCTCTCACGCATGCCACGAAAGTCTAA